Proteins encoded in a region of the Triticum dicoccoides isolate Atlit2015 ecotype Zavitan chromosome 3A, WEW_v2.0, whole genome shotgun sequence genome:
- the LOC119272680 gene encoding bZIP transcription factor ABI5 homolog — translation MNCMGDRAMMENGGARKRDAPEDQSCERSIERCHHRMIKNRESAAQSRGRKQAYTKELEAELNHLKEENARLKAEEKTILLTKKQMLVEKMMEKSKENVNAKKGGALSRRCGSCIL, via the exons atgaacTGTATGGGTGACAGAGCGATGATGGAGAATGGCGGCGCGCGGAAGCGCGATGCTCCGGAGGATCAGTCCTGTGAGAGGAGCATTGAGCGCTGCCACCACCGCATGATCAAGAACCGTGAGTCAGCCGCACAATCGCGTGGTAGGAAGCAG GCTTATACCAAGGAGCTTGAAGCCGAACTAAACCACCTCAAGGAGGAGAACGCTCGTCTGAAAGCTGAGGAG AAGACGATTTTGCTGACCAAGAAACAAATG CTAGTGGAGAAGATGATGGAGAAGTCCAAGGAAAATGTGAATGCCAAGAAGGGTGGTGCCCTGTCGCGGCGCTGCGGTAGCTGCATCTTGTGA